In the Chroococcidiopsis sp. SAG 2025 genome, one interval contains:
- a CDS encoding SDR family oxidoreductase, which translates to MTKLKPIAQQVVAIVGASSGIGRETALKFAAKGAKVIVAARSEPGLISLVEEIKAAKGEATYILADVSDFQQVKAIAEKAVATYGRLDTWVHAAATGILAPFEQITPEEFKRVIDVVLMGQVYGAMAALPYLKQEGRGALIHISSVEGRRSLPLQSPYSSAKHGLEGFLESLRVELQHENIPISVTSILPAVINTPYYNKVKTKLGVKPTGIPPYYQPSLVADAILYAAEHPTRDYIVGDVGRVLDLLQRLSPSLVDTLLVLVGFQGQRTKEVKSEDAPNNVFAPITGYDKVEGDFRHWTIPSFTEWLEKILP; encoded by the coding sequence GTGACAAAACTTAAGCCGATCGCGCAACAAGTTGTGGCAATTGTTGGTGCATCTAGTGGAATTGGAAGAGAAACAGCGTTAAAGTTTGCTGCAAAAGGCGCAAAAGTTATCGTAGCAGCCCGTAGCGAACCAGGGTTGATCTCCCTAGTGGAAGAAATCAAAGCGGCAAAAGGAGAGGCGACTTACATTTTGGCGGATGTTAGCGACTTTCAACAAGTCAAAGCGATCGCAGAGAAAGCAGTAGCAACCTACGGTAGACTCGATACCTGGGTTCATGCGGCTGCTACTGGTATTCTTGCACCATTTGAACAAATTACGCCAGAAGAATTTAAACGTGTCATTGACGTTGTGTTGATGGGACAAGTTTATGGCGCAATGGCAGCTTTACCATATTTGAAGCAAGAAGGACGAGGGGCGCTGATTCACATTTCCTCAGTGGAAGGCAGGCGATCGCTCCCTTTGCAAAGTCCCTATTCGTCAGCTAAGCACGGCTTAGAAGGCTTTCTCGAATCTTTGCGCGTCGAATTACAACACGAAAACATCCCTATCAGCGTCACCAGTATCCTACCTGCTGTGATCAATACTCCCTACTACAACAAAGTCAAAACCAAACTGGGAGTAAAACCCACGGGTATACCTCCTTACTACCAGCCGAGCCTGGTTGCCGATGCCATCCTCTATGCTGCCGAACATCCTACCCGGGACTACATTGTAGGAGATGTAGGTAGAGTCTTAGATCTGCTGCAACGGCTATCACCATCTCTCGTAGATACTCTTCTAGTACTGGTAGGTTTTCAAGGACAACGTACTAAGGAAGTTAAATCAGAAGATGCACCTAACAACGTCTTTGCCCCGATTACGGGCTATGACAAAGTCGAAGGCGATTTTCGCCACTGGACGATTCCCAGTTTTACCGAGTGGCTAGAGAAAATTCTGCCTTAA
- a CDS encoding zinc-dependent alcohol dehydrogenase family protein, protein MQAMILEAQGQPLRAVELPIPQPNSQQVLIRVRACGVCRTDLHIVDGELTQPKLPLVLGHQIVGTVAAVGKQVQQFQIGHRVGVPWLGHTCNCCRYCLSGRENLCDYAQFTGYQIDGGYAEYAVADAQFCFPIPESYPDLQAAPMLCAGLIGYRSYRMAEDADKIGFYGFGAAAHILIQLARYQGREVYAFTRAGDVEGQKFALELGAVWAGSSEDLPPVPLDAAIIFAPIGSLVPTALRAVVKGGVVVCAGIHMSNIPSFPYEILWEERVLRSVANLTRRDGEEFLALAPQVPIRTEVQPFPLVQANEALDALRSGKINGAAVIVVE, encoded by the coding sequence ATGCAAGCAATGATACTAGAGGCACAGGGTCAACCGCTACGAGCAGTGGAGTTACCAATTCCGCAGCCTAATTCTCAACAAGTACTGATTCGAGTTCGGGCTTGCGGTGTCTGTCGCACTGACTTGCATATCGTTGATGGAGAATTAACCCAACCCAAACTTCCCCTCGTACTGGGACATCAGATTGTTGGTACTGTCGCTGCTGTAGGGAAACAGGTGCAACAATTTCAAATAGGTCATCGCGTCGGCGTTCCGTGGCTAGGGCATACTTGCAATTGCTGTCGTTATTGCCTGAGTGGACGCGAAAACTTATGCGACTATGCCCAGTTTACGGGATATCAAATTGATGGCGGTTATGCTGAATATGCTGTAGCCGATGCCCAATTCTGCTTTCCCATTCCTGAAAGCTATCCCGACTTGCAAGCTGCACCGATGTTGTGTGCGGGACTCATCGGTTATCGCTCCTATAGAATGGCAGAGGACGCAGACAAAATTGGTTTTTATGGTTTTGGTGCAGCCGCCCATATTTTGATTCAACTCGCTCGCTACCAGGGGCGAGAAGTGTATGCTTTTACTCGTGCGGGAGACGTGGAAGGGCAGAAATTTGCTTTAGAATTAGGTGCAGTCTGGGCTGGTAGTTCGGAAGATTTACCACCAGTCCCTTTGGATGCAGCAATTATTTTTGCCCCGATTGGTTCTTTGGTTCCGACTGCTTTGCGTGCGGTGGTTAAAGGTGGGGTGGTTGTCTGTGCTGGAATTCACATGAGTAATATTCCTTCCTTTCCTTACGAAATTTTATGGGAAGAAAGGGTATTGCGATCCGTTGCTAATTTGACGCGCCGTGATGGGGAAGAATTTCTGGCTTTAGCTCCTCAAGTTCCGATTCGTACTGAAGTCCAGCCTTTTCCCTTAGTGCAAGCAAATGAAGCCTTAGATGCGCTGCGTAGCGGCAAAATTAACGGAGCTGCCGTAATTGTAGTGGAATAA
- a CDS encoding acetoacetate decarboxylase family protein, with amino-acid sequence MSYPQAPWTLQGYAYQTLQLLECDRVRPLIPSELNLVSVFPGKTVGGVYLSHYGAGSVLEYSELIVVAGVVSYAGKIGGWVSHIYVDNPDSVAGGREIWGLPKEMAEFTWTDRSVTVRQGDRILCCLKYHQQNFGLPIPLGASSFSSLNSNLLLFPAQLKARLGLVSSQLEIPPESPFGGLNLGQPWLTVHADQMELTVGQPSIVGQRDLEVNVV; translated from the coding sequence ATGTCATACCCTCAAGCACCTTGGACGCTTCAAGGCTACGCCTATCAAACTCTGCAACTTCTGGAGTGCGATCGCGTGCGTCCCCTAATTCCTTCAGAATTAAATCTTGTTTCTGTCTTTCCTGGAAAAACCGTTGGCGGTGTCTATTTATCTCACTATGGTGCTGGTTCCGTGCTGGAATACAGCGAGTTAATTGTCGTTGCTGGTGTGGTTAGCTACGCTGGAAAAATTGGCGGCTGGGTTTCCCACATTTATGTAGATAATCCTGATTCTGTAGCGGGTGGTCGCGAAATTTGGGGACTACCGAAGGAAATGGCTGAATTTACCTGGACAGATCGAAGCGTAACTGTTAGGCAAGGCGATCGCATTCTTTGCTGTCTGAAGTACCATCAGCAGAACTTTGGTCTGCCAATACCCTTGGGTGCATCTAGCTTTAGTAGTCTAAACTCTAATCTACTCCTGTTTCCCGCTCAATTAAAGGCTCGTTTAGGATTAGTGAGTTCCCAATTAGAAATTCCCCCAGAAAGTCCTTTTGGGGGATTAAATCTCGGTCAACCTTGGTTGACAGTTCATGCTGACCAAATGGAATTGACAGTTGGTCAGCCTTCTATTGTGGGGCAAAGAGATTTAGAAGTTAACGTAGTGTGA
- a CDS encoding response regulator, producing MKDLFCQLDSRKKQVLIVDDLLDNCLLLATILEAEGYEVDTTDCGYKAIAKIEANPPDLVLLDVMMPNIDGYEVAQWISQNQPSVSIVLVTAYDTLPQLDPRKVKIDGFIRKPIDVDEVLLKVETLLATKQEQAKTKNFTKIIPIYSRTDKRILLKKNEAVDRRSFSRYDY from the coding sequence ATGAAAGACCTATTCTGCCAGCTTGATTCTAGAAAAAAGCAAGTTCTTATTGTCGATGACTTGCTCGACAACTGTTTGCTTTTGGCAACGATATTAGAAGCAGAGGGGTATGAGGTTGACACTACAGATTGCGGATATAAAGCAATTGCAAAAATCGAAGCAAATCCACCAGATTTGGTTTTATTAGATGTAATGATGCCAAACATCGATGGATATGAAGTCGCGCAGTGGATCTCGCAAAATCAACCTTCAGTCTCGATCGTGCTAGTTACGGCTTATGACACTTTGCCCCAATTAGACCCAAGAAAGGTCAAAATTGACGGCTTCATTCGCAAGCCAATAGATGTAGATGAAGTTTTGCTAAAAGTTGAAACACTTTTGGCAACAAAACAAGAGCAAGCAAAAACAAAAAATTTTACAAAGATAATTCCGATTTATTCCCGAACCGATAAAAGAATACTGCTCAAGAAAAATGAAGCAGTAGACAGGAGGAGTTTCAGCCGATACGATTATTAA
- the dnaK gene encoding molecular chaperone DnaK — MAKVVGIDLGTTNSCVAVMEGGKPTVIANAEGFRTTPSVVAYAKNGDRLVGQIAKRQAVMNPENTFYSVKRFIGRKHEEVTHETTEVSYKVLRDSSGNVKLDCPAAGKQFAPEEISAQVLRKLVEDASKYLGETVTQAVITVPAYFNDSQRQATKDAGKIAGIEVLRIINEPTAASLAYGFDKKSNETILVFDLGGGTFDVSILEVGDGVFEVLATSGDTHLGGDDFDKKIVDYLAEEFRRSEGIDLRKDRQALQRLTEAAEKAKIELSSVTQAEINLPFITATQDGPKHLDMTLTRAKFEELCSDLIDRCRVPVENAMRDAKLDKSAINEVVLVGGSTRIPAVQEVVKRVLGRDPNQSVNPDEVVAVGAAIQAGVLAGDVTGILLLDVSPLSLGVETLGGVMTRIIPRNTTIPTKKSEVFSTAVDGQTNVEIHVLQGEREMSSDNKSLGTFRLDGIPPAPRGVPQIEVTFDIDANGILNVTAKDKGSGKEQSISITGASTLDKNEVERMVTEAERNASTDKDRREKVDRKNQADSLSYQAEKQLKDLGDKVPASDRTKVEGLIKDLREAVSKEDDEAIQRVMPELQQTLYAIGTNLYQQAGGAAPGGADPGAGDGGSTSAPGGDDVIDADFTESK; from the coding sequence ATGGCAAAAGTAGTTGGAATTGACTTAGGTACGACAAACTCTTGCGTGGCAGTGATGGAAGGTGGTAAGCCTACTGTAATTGCCAACGCTGAGGGATTTCGCACAACGCCTTCTGTAGTAGCTTATGCCAAGAATGGCGATCGCTTGGTGGGTCAAATCGCCAAGCGTCAAGCGGTGATGAACCCAGAGAATACTTTTTACTCTGTCAAGCGTTTCATCGGACGCAAACACGAGGAAGTAACTCACGAAACCACTGAAGTGTCCTACAAAGTCTTGCGGGATAGCAGTGGTAATGTCAAACTCGATTGTCCTGCGGCTGGCAAGCAGTTTGCTCCAGAAGAAATTTCCGCTCAAGTCCTGCGCAAGCTGGTAGAAGATGCTAGCAAGTATCTTGGCGAAACGGTGACTCAAGCAGTCATCACCGTACCTGCTTACTTCAACGACTCTCAGCGTCAAGCCACCAAAGACGCAGGTAAAATCGCTGGGATCGAAGTACTGCGGATTATCAACGAGCCTACCGCTGCTTCGCTTGCCTACGGATTTGACAAAAAGAGCAACGAAACTATCCTCGTATTTGACTTAGGTGGCGGTACGTTTGACGTATCGATTCTAGAAGTAGGCGATGGCGTATTTGAAGTACTAGCCACTTCTGGAGACACGCACTTGGGTGGTGATGACTTCGACAAGAAAATCGTTGACTACCTAGCTGAAGAATTTAGAAGATCTGAAGGCATCGACCTGCGTAAAGACAGACAAGCACTGCAACGCTTAACCGAAGCCGCAGAAAAAGCCAAGATCGAGCTATCTAGCGTCACTCAAGCAGAAATCAACCTACCATTTATCACCGCAACCCAGGATGGTCCAAAACACCTGGATATGACGCTCACCCGTGCTAAGTTTGAAGAACTCTGTTCTGACCTGATCGACCGCTGTCGCGTTCCTGTAGAAAATGCGATGCGCGATGCCAAGCTAGATAAGAGTGCGATCAATGAAGTTGTCTTAGTTGGTGGTTCTACCCGTATTCCTGCCGTACAAGAAGTTGTCAAGCGGGTGTTGGGTAGAGATCCTAACCAAAGCGTCAACCCTGATGAAGTGGTAGCAGTTGGTGCAGCGATCCAAGCTGGCGTACTAGCTGGTGACGTTACAGGCATTCTGTTGCTAGACGTATCGCCGCTGTCTCTAGGTGTAGAAACCCTTGGCGGTGTAATGACAAGGATTATTCCTCGCAACACCACAATTCCTACCAAGAAATCAGAAGTCTTCTCCACCGCTGTAGACGGTCAAACGAATGTAGAAATTCACGTTCTACAAGGCGAACGGGAGATGTCCAGCGATAACAAGAGCTTGGGAACCTTCCGCTTAGATGGCATTCCTCCCGCACCCCGTGGCGTACCCCAAATCGAAGTTACTTTCGATATCGACGCTAACGGTATCCTCAACGTGACTGCAAAGGATAAAGGTAGCGGTAAGGAGCAATCAATCAGCATTACTGGCGCTTCTACTCTCGATAAGAATGAAGTCGAGCGCATGGTGACGGAAGCTGAAAGAAATGCTTCGACAGATAAAGACCGCCGCGAGAAAGTCGATCGCAAGAACCAAGCTGACTCTCTGTCATACCAAGCCGAGAAGCAGTTGAAAGACTTGGGTGATAAAGTTCCAGCGAGCGATCGCACCAAGGTTGAAGGTTTAATTAAAGACCTGCGGGAAGCCGTCAGCAAAGAAGATGACGAAGCGATCCAACGGGTAATGCCAGAACTACAACAAACACTCTACGCGATCGGTACTAACCTCTATCAACAAGCTGGTGGTGCTGCGCCTGGTGGAGCAGATCCTGGTGCTGGCGATGGTGGTTCTACCTCCGCACCTGGTGGCGACGACGTAATCGACGCTGACTTCACCGAAAGCAAGTAA
- a CDS encoding TIGR00725 family protein — translation MRKIAIGVMGAGENATVIDCTTAYELGKAIAQQGWVLLTGGRSVGVMDAASRGAKTANGLTVGILPGSDRHDASEAVDIAIATGMGNARNNINVLSSDVIITCGTGAGTISEIALALKAKKPVILLNSEIESQNFWQKLSVNNIYFVSSVAAAIATVKTLIL, via the coding sequence ATGAGAAAAATTGCGATCGGGGTTATGGGAGCTGGAGAAAATGCCACAGTCATAGACTGTACCACTGCCTATGAATTAGGTAAAGCGATCGCCCAACAAGGATGGGTATTGCTTACTGGTGGTAGAAGTGTAGGCGTGATGGACGCGGCTAGTCGGGGAGCAAAAACTGCAAATGGCTTAACAGTTGGAATCTTGCCTGGTAGCGATCGCCATGATGCTTCTGAGGCAGTAGATATTGCGATCGCAACGGGGATGGGAAACGCTCGTAATAATATTAACGTTCTTTCTAGTGATGTTATTATCACCTGCGGTACGGGTGCAGGTACAATATCAGAAATTGCTTTAGCTTTGAAAGCAAAGAAGCCAGTTATTTTGCTCAATTCTGAAATAGAAAGTCAAAATTTCTGGCAAAAATTATCAGTAAATAATATTTATTTTGTTAGTAGTGTTGCAGCAGCGATCGCTACTGTCAAGACCCTAATTTTATAG